The genomic segment CGATGAGCACCGTCTCAAAGGCAGTGAGTGCTGCAGCGACGGGTAGATCCTGGGGGACGTAACCAATGTGATCACGCAGTTTCCGTCCTGTGTATTCCTGCCCATCAATGTCCGCGGCGATGGTTCCCGCGCGTGGTTTGTTAACCCCAGCGAGGGTGGTGATGAAGGTCGACTTACCGCAGGCATTGGGTCCGAGTAGACCGATGACGTGTCCGCCGGTGAAGGGCTTTGGGGTGAAGTTGGTGAGGATGGATTCTCCCCTCCCATACCCCACGTCGAGGTCGGAGACTGTAACAACGACGGGTTTCACCAGAGTGCTCGCTTCCTGGTCATGATGATGAATATGAAGAATGGAACACCAACAAGGGAGGTGACAATCCCGATGGGTATGGCCAATCCCGGTGTGATGATGAGGCTGACTGCATGCGCGGTAGACATCATGAGCGCACCGGATGCAAGGGACGCTGGGATGAAGTAGCGTTGGTCTTCCCCAACGAGCATGCGTGCCACATGCGGACCCACAAGCCCCACAAATCCGATGATGCCACTGAAAGCAACGGATGTTGCGGCCAGTAGAGACACAACAATGAGCACAATGACCCGGAGGCGGGTGACGTTAACGCCCATGGCGCGTGCGCGGGCGTCGCCAAGCCTTAGCGCCGTGAGCTGCCAGGATAGCCCCATGAAGATGGGGAGACAGCAGACCAGCACGACTGCAAGGATGCCGTTTCCAATCCAGGTTGCACGGGTGAGGGACCCGAGAATCCAAAAGACAATCTGCTGTAGTGCCTCAGTTGATGCCTTGTATTGAATCAGCGCGAGCAATGCTTGGAACAGGAAGACGAGCCCGATGCCGAGCAGAATCATCGTTTCGGCGCTCGCTCCGCGAAACAACGACGCAAGGACAATCACCAGCGAGGCAGTCATGGCCGCGAACCAGGCGATCAGTGCGATATTGAGCTGCGCGTTGGGAAGGAAAATCAGGCCGAAGACGATTGACGACGCCCCGCCAAACGCTGCCGCCGCCGAAATACCCAGCGTGAATGGTTCGGCAAGGGGGTTGCCCAGAATCGTCTGCATCTGCGCCCCAGCCACGCTCAACGCCATGCCCACGAGCAGCGCCATGACGGACATGGGAAGACGGAGCTTCCAGATCACGGTGTGCGATTGCCGGTCCAAGGTCTCGGGCCGGAAAATACCAACGATGACGTCACCAACGCTGATGTTAACTGGCCCGACAACGGTGCTGACGATAAAAGCGACAAGCGCGCAGAAGATCAGCACCGCAATAATCAACAAGCGGCGGAACACCAGAGCGCGGTGATCAGCGACAAGGGTGTCCGCCGTAACATGTGGAGTGTGCGTTTCCACCGGATTAGCCGTTTTGGCTGACAAAGAGCACTCCAGAATTGGGGAACGGAAGGTACTTTTCGTGCGCTTCTTGGTAGTGCTTGGTCACGTCCACGTCTTTGAACAGATCAGGCTGCAACCACACACCGAATTGCTCCAGTGCAAGGAAGTTGAACGGGGAGTCATAGAACTGGTGCCACACACCGTACATTTCCTTATTCTTGGGCGCGTCCAGCTGGTCGAAACCTGGCGTTGCGGTGAGCCCCTCAAGGGTTTGCTTGGCCTGCTCTTCATTGGCCTTGTATCCAAGAGTCACGTAGGGGACCTGGATGTTTTTGTCCGGCTTGACTACCCACGATCCACCGGTGGCAATGATCTTCTCAGGCTGCTCAGCAATGACTTTTTCGGGGGTGATGTCGCCGGATTCTGAGTCGAGGATATGGTCGCCCATATTGTCGCCACCAGCCACGTTGACCAGCTCGCCAAGGTTGCTTTCTTTGACTGTGGCACAGCAGTCATTCCAGCCGGCAGCGCGCCAGAGGAACGTCTTGGGCTTCTTGTCAGCTTTCGCTGCGGTTTGTTTGACGCGATCTACTGTATCGGTCCAGTCCTTGTTGAAGGCTTCCGCCTTGTCTTCCTTATCAAAGATCTTTCCCAACAGCTCAATGGACTTGGTGGTGTTGGTGAGCGGATGCTGACGGAAGTCGGTGACTACGTACTTAATCCCGGCATCGTCCATTTTGGTGAGCATACCGTTGGTTTCAGAGGCTTTATAGTGGTCGGCAGTCATAACCACAACGTCCGGGTTGTAGGACAGAAGATTTTCTACAGTCACGTCCCCCTTAGCCATATTGCCGATTTCGGGGATGTCTTTTGTCTCTGGGACAGCTTTTTCCAATTCCTCGTAGAAGGACGGTGCGGCTGTTTTCAGGTCGGAGCCTCTGGCAACGACTTTGTCGAAAGGCTTGTCTTTGTCCAGAATTGAGGTTGCGAATACCCCGCGTCCTTCTGCCAGGATGATGCGTTCCGGCTGCTTATCAAAGCTTACTTCACGACCTTGCACATCCGTGACCGTTAACGCCGCATTGTTGGCGGCGTTACCGCTTGCGCTGCTGCCACCTTCGCCGTTCGACGTTGTTCCCCCGCCGCATGCGCTAACGAAGATGGTGCAGGCAGCAACGACGACACCCGCCACCATCTTTGTGTAACTTTTCACCTTAAGGCTCCTCTCAATGATGCACTTCACATCTGAGAATGAAGCTTAGATGCAGCCATATATTTTAGGCAAGCCTGGCCTAAGGGATATGTCAGTTTTCTTAGTTCACCTAAGCGCAGGACCCTATCCACGTGGTGAATTTCTTACCGGAAATACGCTCGTACGCCTCAATGTAACGCTCGCGAGTTGCCTCTACCACTGAACCAGGAAGACTCGGCGGAGGCGCCATGCCATTACGATCCCATCCGGCTTTAGGACAGTTCAGCCAGTTGCGCACATACTGCTTATCAAAGCTCGGCTGCGTCTTCCCCTCCACATAGTCGCTGCTGGGCCAGTAGCGTGAGGAATCAGGCGTGAGCACTTCATCGGCCAGCACAAGCTTGCCATCCGCATCGATACCGAACTCCAGCTTTGTGTCAGCCAAGATCAGCCCATGTTCTTCCGCAAGGGCCGCTGCCTGCTTATAAATACTCAGCGTGGCCTCGCGCAGTTCATTCGCCCGCGCCTCACCCAGCTTTTCGACGACCGCTTCAAACGGCACGTTTTCATCATGGTCACCCAACTCCGCTTTCGTCGCGGGAGTGAAAATAGGCTCGGGCAGTTTCGACGATTCACGCAGCCCCGCCGGTAGCGGAATGCCACAGACGGTTCCGGTTTCCTGATACTCGGCAAGCCCCGAGCCGGTGAGGTAACCACGCGCCACGCACTCAAAGGGGATCATGTCTAGTTTTTTACACACAAGCGCCCGACCAAGAACCTCTTCGGGGATGCGCGGATCGTCTACCGGACCGGCGAGGTGATTGGGGAAGTCGATGTTAGCGAAAAAGAAGACGGTCATCGCGGTGAGCACGCGCCCCTTATCCGGGATCTCCGTGTCAAGGACGTGGTCATATGCAGAAATTCGATCAGAAACAACCATAAGAAGGTTGTCGTCGTCGATCTCGTAAATCTCGCGAACCTTACCTGCTGCGAGGTGGTTGTACGAGGACAATTCAGGACGCATGAGTAAACACTTTAGCCCCGTGTAGTACCCAATGCCATGCGACACCTTGCGATGTGCCAAAGCCCACCTTTAAACATGCCAAAGATGGGCACAAATGAGGGTAGCGGGATGTCGAAAAGCGTCGTTAAAGGATCTCGCCGGGCTTGTAGGCAGCGGCCTCTGGATGGCGGGACACAACATCGTTCACGCGAGCAAGTACCCGCGCCACCTGGCTTTCCGCAGCACCGATGAAGACGCTACGGTCCGCCAGTGCATCCTGCAGCTGCTCCAGAGTGAGTGGAATACGGTCATCGTCAGCCAGGCGTTGAATCAAATCCTGCTCCGCGCCGTTTTCCCGCATATTCAACGCCACCGCAACAGCATTCTCCTTAATGGCCTCGTGTGCAGTTTCCCTGCCCACACCGGCGCGCACCGCCGCCATCAAAATCCTGGTTGTGGCCAAAAATGGCAGGTAGCGCTCCAATTCACGCTCGATCATTGCCGGGAACGCACCGAACTCATCTAGCACCGTCAGGAACGTCTCGCACATGCCGTCAATGGTGAAAAACGCGTCCGGCAGCGCCACACGACGCACCACCGAACAAAACACATCACCCTCATTCCACTGCTGACCAGCAAGATCAGCGACCATCGTGAGGTAACCGCGCAGCAGAATCTGCATACCACCCACGCGCTCACACGAGCGAGCATTCATCTTGTGCGGCATGGCCGACGAACCCACCTGCCCCTCTTTGA from the Corynebacterium durum genome contains:
- a CDS encoding ABC transporter substrate-binding protein; this encodes MVAGVVVAACTIFVSACGGGTTSNGEGGSSASGNAANNAALTVTDVQGREVSFDKQPERIILAEGRGVFATSILDKDKPFDKVVARGSDLKTAAPSFYEELEKAVPETKDIPEIGNMAKGDVTVENLLSYNPDVVVMTADHYKASETNGMLTKMDDAGIKYVVTDFRQHPLTNTTKSIELLGKIFDKEDKAEAFNKDWTDTVDRVKQTAAKADKKPKTFLWRAAGWNDCCATVKESNLGELVNVAGGDNMGDHILDSESGDITPEKVIAEQPEKIIATGGSWVVKPDKNIQVPYVTLGYKANEEQAKQTLEGLTATPGFDQLDAPKNKEMYGVWHQFYDSPFNFLALEQFGVWLQPDLFKDVDVTKHYQEAHEKYLPFPNSGVLFVSQNG
- a CDS encoding phosphoribosylaminoimidazolesuccinocarboxamide synthase, whose translation is MRPELSSYNHLAAGKVREIYEIDDDNLLMVVSDRISAYDHVLDTEIPDKGRVLTAMTVFFFANIDFPNHLAGPVDDPRIPEEVLGRALVCKKLDMIPFECVARGYLTGSGLAEYQETGTVCGIPLPAGLRESSKLPEPIFTPATKAELGDHDENVPFEAVVEKLGEARANELREATLSIYKQAAALAEEHGLILADTKLEFGIDADGKLVLADEVLTPDSSRYWPSSDYVEGKTQPSFDKQYVRNWLNCPKAGWDRNGMAPPPSLPGSVVEATRERYIEAYERISGKKFTTWIGSCA
- a CDS encoding FecCD family ABC transporter permease, which translates into the protein MSAKTANPVETHTPHVTADTLVADHRALVFRRLLIIAVLIFCALVAFIVSTVVGPVNISVGDVIVGIFRPETLDRQSHTVIWKLRLPMSVMALLVGMALSVAGAQMQTILGNPLAEPFTLGISAAAAFGGASSIVFGLIFLPNAQLNIALIAWFAAMTASLVIVLASLFRGASAETMILLGIGLVFLFQALLALIQYKASTEALQQIVFWILGSLTRATWIGNGILAVVLVCCLPIFMGLSWQLTALRLGDARARAMGVNVTRLRVIVLIVVSLLAATSVAFSGIIGFVGLVGPHVARMLVGEDQRYFIPASLASGALMMSTAHAVSLIITPGLAIPIGIVTSLVGVPFFIFIIMTRKRALW